CAGAATATTGGCCTGAAACTCGATTGTTAAGGTTCAAATTCAATCCCTGGCTTCGACCAGGTTAGTTTACTTTGTCTAAATACGAGAACTATGTTCTTGGCATGAATCACGAAATTGGTGACAAGGCTGCGATTGCTTTCACGATTGGTTTTTATCAAGGATTGGGGGCAGGATGCTCTATTGAAAAAGCATATAAACATGGGTGTGTGCAAATCAGATTACAGGGTATTCCTGAACATCTAAAACTAGTTCCAACGACTGATGTTCTGGTCATCGCCGGAAGTGCTCTAACTTTTTGCTGTACTTTTTCAGCACTTGGCTTTTTAGACACCCCGGACAGGACTCGAACCTGTAACCTACTGCTTAGAAGGCAGTTGCTCTATCCATTGAGCTACCGGGGCAGAATTAATTTGAATTTGTTTGCGCCAAAACGCGATGAATGCTCTCTACCAAATCTGCCGGCCCAAAGGGTTTGGTAATATAATCGGCCACTTTGGCTACTTTAAGGCCCAAAACCTTATCAATGCTCTGGGTTCTGGCTGTAATAATAATTACGGGGATATTGGCCAGTTCCTTATCCGCCTTCACCTGCCGGTACACTTCCCAGCCGTCCACATCGGGCATCATCAGGTCAAGCAGAATCAGATCTGGCTTTTCGCGTTTGATGGCTTGCAAGCCCTCGGCGCCTCCTACGGCGCCTAACATCTCAAAGCCCTCCCGCTCCAGTACAATCCGGGTCAACTCAATCATCTCTTTTTCATCTTCGATATAGAGAATGCGTTTTTTGTTGGTCATGCGATACTTTCATCCAAGTCGAGTACGCGAGACAGGCTTTTGCGCAAATCGCTGGGCACAAAGGGCTTGGTGATATAATCGTTCACCCCCACTCGTTCACGCGCAATTATTTCTTCAAACGAGCTATTTCTGGCGGTAACGATAATCACGGGAATCTTCTTTAAAACTTCGTCCGACCGCATTTGTTTGTACACTTCCCACCCATCCATCTCGGGCATCATAATATCCAGCAGCACCGCATCCGGGGGATCGTTACGCATAGCGGTTAAGCCCTCCTGGCCGCTATTGGCGCCTTCAACCTGAATGTTTTGTGGTTTTAAAATCAGGCTAATCAGTTCGACGACCCCCGGCTCGTCATCAATGCATAAAACCCGCGCTCGATAGCTCATTTTTCCCTCAATGAGACCTTAATGATGAATTAATTAAGATAGATGTAGTTTAGCATAACCACAATGCTTTGTCCAGCCGGACTTTGGTAGTGTAACAAACTTTAATTTTACCTCTCCCCAGGCCGAAAAAATATTCCGCCCCTGTTTACCCGGTTTTTACCTTTTGGGTAACCTGACGCAGAATTTCAGCCGGGCTGATGTTTTCGGCCTGGCCTTCAAAATTAAGGATGAGCCGATGACGCAAACTGGGCAGCACCACGGCCTGGATGTCTTCATAATCTACATTATGCCGGTTCTCAATTAAGGCTCGCACTTTGGCGGCAATAATCATAGCCTGTAACCCCCGCGGGCTGGCCCCGTACCGCACGTAACGGCGCACCATATCCGGGGCC
This region of Anaerolineae bacterium genomic DNA includes:
- a CDS encoding response regulator: MSYRARVLCIDDEPGVVELISLILKPQNIQVEGANSGQEGLTAMRNDPPDAVLLDIMMPEMDGWEVYKQMRSDEVLKKIPVIIVTARNSSFEEIIARERVGVNDYITKPFVPSDLRKSLSRVLDLDESIA
- a CDS encoding response regulator, yielding MTNKKRILYIEDEKEMIELTRIVLEREGFEMLGAVGGAEGLQAIKREKPDLILLDLMMPDVDGWEVYRQVKADKELANIPVIIITARTQSIDKVLGLKVAKVADYITKPFGPADLVESIHRVLAQTNSN